The nucleotide window GCATCGCGGGTCACGACGTCCTCGCGATCAGCGAAGTCATGCAGGGCGCCGAAGACGAGGCGGTCATTCAGGCCGCAACCAATGACGACCGGGTGCTTCTGACCGAAGATAATGACTTTGGAAAGCTCGTGTATGCGCGCCATCGGAAGAATGCGGGCGTGGTACTGATTAGATTCCCGAATCAAGTCCGCGCCCAGAAACCGAGGGCTGTTCTCGAGCTTGTCGCGCTGCGCGGAGATCGACTGCGTGGAAATTTCTCGGTGCTACAACCCGGCCGCGTTCGGATTGGAAAAAGTCCGTAGAACCTTGAGCACCAGCCCGCAAGCCCGCTACGAAGGGCCGGCGTCGTCGATGTCGGGCGCCTTGTTCTCGATAAATTCCTTCAGGCGACTTTTGAGCCGCGTCTCGATCTGACGGACGCGTTCGCGGCTGATACCGAAACGCGCGCCGATTTCCTGCAGCGTTTCCGGGTCCTCGGCCAGCAGCCGCGCCTTGAAAATTTCGAGTTCCTTGCCTTCCAGCGTCGCCGCGAACTGCTCGACCTGCTTATGGGCGAAATTCCGCCACTCGCGATCGGCCAGTCCCTCTTCGGGATTGAGCTCCGAGTCGGGAATCACGTCGAGCAGCCTTGTATCGTCGCTGTTGCCGGTCGGTTGATCGAGCGACACCTCGCTCTGCCCCATCCGCTCCTGCATCTCGCGCACTTCGCTTTCCTTCACGCCCATCCGATGAGCCAGCAGCAGCGGTTGCGGCGAAAATCCCTGCGCCTCGAGCCGTTCGGTTTCCTTGCGCAGGTTGAAGAACAGCTTGCGCTGCGCCTGCGTGGTGCCGATTTTCACGAGCCGCCAATTATTGATCAGGTAGCGATAAATGTACGCGCGCACCCACCACACCGCGTAGGACGGAAAGCGGATGCCGTGCTCCGGATCGAAATTCTTGACCGCCTCCATCAGGCCGACGTTGCCCTCCTGGATAAGATCGAGCACGTTGCGCGTCGCGCGCGCGAATTCGTACGCGATCTTCACCACCAGCCTGAGATTCGCGGTGACCAGCCGATACGCGTCGGCGGGATCCTTGTGCTCGACGTAGCGCCGGGCGATTTCGGACTCCTGTTCGCGGGTCAGCAGCGGGAAGCGCCGAATCTCGGACAGATAACGGTTCAGCGGATCGATCGGTACCAGCGCGCCGCGTTCGTCAGCGTCGCTCGATGGCGGCGGGAGCGAGGTGGGGGCGCTTTCGCGGGCGTCGGCGGTATCGGCGAGTTCGAGCGGACGAAAATTCGGTTCGATTACTTCGTCGGCGGCGCGATCCGCGGATGCGTCTGGCGCGGAGCTGACTTCGTCTCGCTCGGGCTGCTGCGGTTCGAGCACCGTCCGGCGGCGGCGTCCGCGCCGAACTTTGTGCTTCGCGCTCGCGCTGGCCTTGGGAGTTTTCGGCTTGCCAGTTTTGCGGGGCATCGTCTTCGGCTGAAGTACTACGGCGGATCGAAACCGCGTCGGGTCAGAGAAGATTTTGCACGCGACGGTGAAGCGGTCCGACTGCCAGCCCGATCGACCGGATTGACCGCCTTGCTTCGGCAGCCCGCTATTCCTCGGGCTTTTCGATTGTGACTTTGCCCGCTGCGATTTCGCGGAGCGCGGTCACGACTTCCTTGTTGTCCGACTCGACCAGTGGCCGCGCACCCTTCAGCAATTGCTTGGCGCGGCGCGCCCCGCCGAGCACTAGCTCGAAACGATTGGGGATATGTTCGAGGCAATCCTCGACTGTAATTCGTGCCATTGGTATCGATTGTCCAGCCCGCGGCGGGTCTTGTCAACGCGCCTCGGTGGCGCATACTGGCGGCGACTTCGCGAACCAGCCTGATGATTAACGGCCGAATGACTTCCGCAGATAAAATCGAAGAAAACGGGTTGCCCTCAGTTTGATCGTGATTCTAACGAAACGAGAGGCGCGGGTACTCAAGGATGACCGATTCATGATGAATGCCGGCGACACATCCGCACGCAAATGCTCAATCCGCGGCGCGATCGGTGCGATTTCCTTGGCGATAGCGATGCTCGCGACAGCGGCGACGCCGCCGCATGCGATCGCGGGCGAGGCGAGTTCCGTGCTCCGTGGCAATCATCCCGACGAGGCGGCCGAGCTGGCGCAGGAGGGCAATGCCCCCGCCTCGCGGCAGCTTACGATGCATCTGATGCTCGCGTTGAATCATCGCGGCGAGCTCGAACGGCTGCTCTTGGAGCAGCAGAATCCGTCGTCGCCGGAGTACCGACGTTGGCTCAGGCCGGATGAATTCACACGCCGCTTCGGACCTACCGCCGCTCAAATCGAAAAGGTGAGCCGATGGCTCCGCAGCAGTGGTTTTACGGTCGAATCGGCGAGCGCGGCGACCCGCACGATTACTTTCACCGGCAAGGTTGCCCAGGCCGAGCAGGCATTCGGCGTGAAGATCGCGGCGACCGCGGACGGCGCTACCTTCGCCAATACGACTGACCCCGCGATTCCGGCGGACCTGGCGCCGATGATCGATTCGATCCAGGGCCTCGACAACACGCTGCATGCGGCTCCGCAGATGCATCGCAGGCGCTCCGACGCGCCGGTCTCGAGCGCGGGCGCTCCCAACGCGATCGTCAACGGGCAGGGACCGGCGTTCGGGCCCGCCGATCAGTACACCTTCTATAACCAGACTCCGCTGCTCGACTCGGGTATCGACGGCAGCGGCGCGGACTGTATCGCGCTGGTCGAGGATTCGAACTTCGACACGCCGAGCCTCGCCGCGTTCAACTCGCAGTTCGAATTGCCTGCTTTCAACGGCGGCAACTTTGCGAGAACGTTCCCCACCACCGATCCAGGCGTCAACGGCGACGCAATCGAAGCGATCGTGGATATAAACTACGCGCACGCGACCGCGCCGGGCACGCCAATCAAGGCTTATATCGGCAATCAAAGCAATTCGACTACGGCGCTCGGAATCCTCGACGCGCTGGTAAAAGCGGTGAAGGACAATAGCTGCGGCGCGATCTCGATCAGCTTCGGCGTTTGCGGCGGCAGCAAAAAATTCTATCGGGCGCTCGACGGAGTTTTCGCCCAGGCCAATTCGCAAGGACAATCGGTGTTCGTCGCGTCGGGCGACACCG belongs to Candidatus Binatus sp. and includes:
- a CDS encoding DUF5615 family PIN-like protein, with product MRFVADESCAAQIVEALRIAGHDVLAISEVMQGAEDEAVIQAATNDDRVLLTEDNDFGKLVYARHRKNAGVVLIRFPNQVRAQKPRAVLELVALRGDRLRGNFSVLQPGRVRIGKSP
- a CDS encoding RNA polymerase factor sigma-32; this encodes MPRKTGKPKTPKASASAKHKVRRGRRRRTVLEPQQPERDEVSSAPDASADRAADEVIEPNFRPLELADTADARESAPTSLPPPSSDADERGALVPIDPLNRYLSEIRRFPLLTREQESEIARRYVEHKDPADAYRLVTANLRLVVKIAYEFARATRNVLDLIQEGNVGLMEAVKNFDPEHGIRFPSYAVWWVRAYIYRYLINNWRLVKIGTTQAQRKLFFNLRKETERLEAQGFSPQPLLLAHRMGVKESEVREMQERMGQSEVSLDQPTGNSDDTRLLDVIPDSELNPEEGLADREWRNFAHKQVEQFAATLEGKELEIFKARLLAEDPETLQEIGARFGISRERVRQIETRLKSRLKEFIENKAPDIDDAGPS
- the rpoZ gene encoding DNA-directed RNA polymerase subunit omega, producing MARITVEDCLEHIPNRFELVLGGARRAKQLLKGARPLVESDNKEVVTALREIAAGKVTIEKPEE
- a CDS encoding protease pro-enzyme activation domain-containing protein, whose amino-acid sequence is MLATAATPPHAIAGEASSVLRGNHPDEAAELAQEGNAPASRQLTMHLMLALNHRGELERLLLEQQNPSSPEYRRWLRPDEFTRRFGPTAAQIEKVSRWLRSSGFTVESASAATRTITFTGKVAQAEQAFGVKIAATADGATFANTTDPAIPADLAPMIDSIQGLDNTLHAAPQMHRRRSDAPVSSAGAPNAIVNGQGPAFGPADQYTFYNQTPLLDSGIDGSGADCIALVEDSNFDTPSLAAFNSQFELPAFNGGNFARTFPTTDPGVNGDAIEAIVDINYAHATAPGTPIKAYIGNQSNSTTALGILDALVKAVKDNSCGAISISFGVCGGSKKFYRALDGVFAQANSQGQSVFVASGDTGSAGLVFNKRTHACDPSAKPSVTEIAASPHVSSIGGTQFSANFDGSGNDVGFVAEGVWNDSAGASGGGKSKVFKKPAFQQGVTPKKDKKRDIPDISIAASPDTPGYFFGESGAVNCCVGGTSVSTPIWAAIAQLIAQSKSAGRVGNINSRLYQLGASGSAAIRDVTAGNNHFGSAAGFNAGPGFDLATGWGTPDIAAFVENF